The Engystomops pustulosus chromosome 7, aEngPut4.maternal, whole genome shotgun sequence DNA window acttttggcaatcaaacttgccctggaagaatggcgttatcttttggagggtgctcgctatccagtctgtgtttatacggatcataagaacctttcgtacctccagactgcccaacgtcttaatcctagacaagcccgttggtctctattcttctcccgcttcaatctgatgatccacttccggccagcagagaagaatatcaaagcagatgccctgtcccgtgcctcagatgttgttggagaagagccggttcctcagtatatcatctctccggaacagttggttgcagccgctcctgtggatcttcggcagcttccccctggcaagacgtatgtccgacctgctctgcggaagaggattttgttttggggacattcttcccgcctggctgggcaccctggggtgcaacgctccgtggccctcatctcccgctactactggtggcctgacttggtcaaagatgttcgggactttgtgggatcctgcacctcctgtgctcgaaataagccttctcgtctaaaaccggctggtctcttgcttccgttgccgatacccagtcgcccgtggtctcacgtggctatggactttgtcacggatcttccatcttcttcgggcaatactgtcatctgggtggtaacagaccggttttcggagatgtctcatttcgttcctcttccaggtctgccgtctgctccacgtcttgccagtctcttcttccaacatatattccggctacatgggcttcctctgcacattgggggtcatttactaagggcccgatttgcgttttcccgacgtgttacccgaatatttccgatttgcgccgcttgtacatgaattgccccgggtttttggcgcacgcgatcggattgtggcgcatcggggccggcatgcgcgcgacagaaatcgggggggcgtggccgaacgaaaacccgacgtattcggaaaaaccgctgcatttaaaaaccgaaaatgtgtcgcttggggagcgctcaccttcaccttctatgggatggtgcattccggggcgttaagattattttcagcgctgcagcgccacctggtggacggcggaggaactaccatcttaaatcccagccggacccgaatcctgtgcagagaacgcgccgctggatcgcgaatgggccgggtaagtaaatgtgccccattgtctctgatcgtggagttcaatttgtctccagcttctggcgctcactctgcggccaattgcaggtgaagttggacttttcttcagcctaccaccctcaatccaatggtcaagtggagagagtcaaccagagtttgggctgctatctgcgtaattttgggcagagttctcctacaactctctggattctgagtctgctggtgctgctccattctttgttgtctatggaagaattccacgccctccactccctctctcagttcctTCGGATGTTCCAGCGGtagaagaattggtgcaggacctcagctccgtatggagacagactcgtctgtctctacttcgggcgtctgctcgcactaaaatccaggccgacaagaaacgcagacctcctcccgtcttctctcctggggacaaggtctggttatcttccaggtacgttcggctgaagatacctggttacaagctcggtcctcgtttcttgggtccgttcgaggtcctgacccgtatcaatcctgtatcttacaagttgcgccttcctcccaccatgcgcatcccgaactccttccatgtctccctgctcaaacctgtcatcttgaaccgcttctcccggcaagtacctcctcctacccctgtggctgactccaccgacacctatgaggtaaaagacatcctcgatatgaagacagtaagggggaagcggttcttcttagtcgactggaaggggttcggtccagaagagaggtcttgggagccggaggacaatattctggaccgtgatcttctgcagagatttcttcaacccaagaagagagggaggccgaagggggggggtactgtcacgggtggacccgcaacccacatcgcgggtcgcgggctcacccgtgcctctcgctccccgcaggcgccgcgccagcgcttctcaccttcccccgctcccgagtcccggcctcgctccgtgtgcgcgcggtcccgcgTCTCAGGGCGTGCgcgacacttctaggaaatttaaagggccagcgcgccattaattggcgctggccacattgcccaaatctatttaagcctgcctcttcctgcaagccctgccggatctttgtgccccacagccttagagaaagctctgttgcgatttgcctgcgttccagtgtttcctgcgttctagtgtctcctgcgtgcctgactccctctgtgttcctgcgttgcctgactacctccgtgttcccgtgttccagtgtctctccgtgttgctgtcgtagttctgtgttcccgtacccttctgcttggacctcctgttgctgacctcggtttggattctgacgttgcatctctgctgcctgccctgaccctgtgcctggactgtgaccccgagcttgactgctgtttctgtacttcaaccttggccgccactgcagacaagtcacgcctgaggaacgacctggtggtaccacgccgcagcttgtctaacccgctttgcggcgggctctggtgaaaaccgggtaccacttagactccggtcccaggtagtggcttgagtcatcatctgcagtggtccagcggatccacatcccgcaagcctgacacttTATAGTGCTAAgaaagacaaaaaactggcaccaACACAATTATATCTGGCCCATTGTTGGTATTTTTTAGGACATCTATGCTACAAAATGTATATAGCGAAGGTACCGCACTCTCAATAATGATGTGGTGCTCAAAGAATAGGGTTCTCAGTCCAATTGTGATAATTAAAGACAGATTATGTGGCGCTTACGTGAGGTGCCTCACCTAAGCGCCACATATTCTTCACTCTAAATAGATCATACTTGACAagggtcgtgatgaccgaaacgtcgtgtGCTACTTTTTGATCTACTTTCTTAGTTTGTCATGTAAAGTCATATAAAGGTGAAGGCTAATATGTTGTGAAAAAATCTTTTCACTGCAAAATAAAGAGGAAAATTCAAGCAAATCTTCAAGTGTGTGCCAAAGAATCTGTCTTTAATCTATGCTACAAAAGtgacgtagaagccctgaaataattgcatatGCTAGCGAATCGGTAGTACTTGTgtttattttcccctttctgccacctccaaaCTCACTTAAGCCatcgacttttcacatgtggtaGGACCTGGTGAAGAAGTAAAATCCTGCCAGCCACCTCCGGAGGTGGCtgtgctgcagggggggggggagggggctatgCTCCAGTGCATGACAATAACCACCATTGTGCTTTATTTCCTCTTACATTCAcctttattttctgtttttttgctTGTAGAGATACAGAACTATCACAAGAAACATTtatatgaaaaatatgaaaatcttACCGAATACAAGCCTCCAACAtctaacatggagggggagagtTTTCCCTTCTGCACACGTTATGTGAACCTCATCATTGTCTCCACTGATCACTTTAGGGAACGCTCTGAGAATGAGCTCATAGAGACCGGGGCAAAACATGAGAAATTTTTAAAAGAAAAGCTTAATGAATTACAACATATTTCCCCCAACAAGATGTTCCGCTGGTGCCATCGGTCCAGACTGGTACCACGTATGGTGATGGTGGTCGGAGTGCCCGGTGTAGGAAAGACCACGCTGATGCAGAAGATTGTCTATGACTGGGTGAAGGGGGATCTCTATCAAAGATTCTCTTTTGTCTTTTTCTTCAAATTCCGAGAACTGAACCAATGGGATAAGGTTAGTCTGGAGACCCTGATCCTTCATCATTACCCATATCTGTGGCAGCAGCTCGGGAACATCTTCCAGGATCCAGAGAAACTTCTCTTTATATTTGATAGTTTAGATGAAAGCAATCATACAATGGATTTCACATCACGTCACTTGTGCTCCGACCCTAAACAGCCGGAACATTGTggtcacattgtggtcagtttggtGAGAAAGTCTCTTCTTACAGGTTGTTCTGTTCTGATGACCAGTCGCCCGACCAGACTGGCATCAATGGATTGTAATGTTTTCCAGCGAATGGTAGAAATCACTGGATTTTttacagaagaaagaaagatTTACTTTGAGAATTTCTTCCATGACCCTGAACTGGCAGAAAAGGCTTTTACCTATGTGAGGCAGAATGACACATTGTACACGTTCTGTTACCTCCCGTCCTACTGCTGGATCATCTGTACAGTATTATCCAGGAGCTTCCAGACCACAAGTAGTGACCAGCAAGTCTCATTATTACCCAGAACCGTGACCCAGCTCTTTGCCATATTTGTCGCCAACATCCTGTCCAATCACAGCCTGGAGAAAAGTGGCGCCCAGAAGCTCCTGCAGTCCATCGGATGGATGGCAGAACATGGGGTCATGAATCACAGGATTATATTTGATGATCGGGATCTGGAGTCTTTCCATGTGGACAATAAGTCAAAGCTCTTATCAAGTTTTCTGATGGAATCGGAGGAACCTGTGTCCTATTCCTTCTTGCATATTACTGTTCAGGAATTCTTCTCTGCCTTTGTGCATTATGCCGATTATTCTCCTGAGAAGTTGCAGGAATCACTAAATAAATCTAAATCCTATCCTGATGGACGAGGTGAGATGTTCCTCCGCTTCCTGTGTGGTCTATCAGATGccaccaccaggtcactactaaccGGATACCTGGACACACGAGCAGCTCAGGCCTCCAGAGACGTCATCATGTGGCTGAATAACTTCATTTCTGAAGAGCAAAAGATAAAAGACAAGCGCCATCTTCTCAGGACGTTCTTCTATCTGTTTGAATCCCGGAACAAGTTTTTAGTGCTGGAATCACTTAAATCACACAGAACATTTGACTTTTCTGGAGTTAATATGTCGGCACTAGACTGCACAGTGTTAGCATTCATCTtggaaagttgcacaaaagtagaAGAGCTTGAACTATCAAGATGTTCCATAGACACTGAAGGGTTAGAAAGACTTGCACCAGCATTATACAACATCCAGACCTTGAGGTAAAATACTcattaaaaattatacattttcttaATTCTGTAATATCAAGGCTTTGACAAACATCTGAATACAATAAACTTATCATGCAATGCCTATTAATAGAGATGTTATTATGTTATAGATGCGTTAAGATTTCTGTTACTAAGACCACATGCACACAAACGTGCAATGTTTATGGGCCTCGAACAACAGTCCTGTGGGCCCTTGTTTGTGGCCGGTCTGTCAACGGCATCTGTTGCCTGCACActgatgacaatagaaaaatAGAAAGCTCGTGCACGGGGGCAGTGGAATCTAATAGGGCGGAATAAGACTGCCCTTGGCTGTATGAAAATTATAGCCCctaaaagtctggaatcacttcctacatttggtactagaatcggcttcttggggaatggagcatATCTGCTTCAATCTGTTGTTTTCAGCACCTTTTGGAGGCCCTTCAAACGtcctgaagtggctcttgggtacatgtgtattgatatcgagaacagatgtacgaggatttcattggtgaaggtcctttttggtataaaatttggtgggtggtttgagtggccatgggaagccttgggccccgggctactgcccaaatggCCTATAT harbors:
- the LOC140069264 gene encoding NACHT, LRR and PYD domains-containing protein 3-like isoform X1 — protein: MDVLSPGDDDETRQFYQQLCHYPHHVLRITYEYFQEDLICIVKNMSPRSLLLELHSWNLPDLEKYKDLEHNRKTLARTLLEEIFRRGREAVIGLWVSLYVLRKDHGSPTLDAVLEELIHRGDTLAEQILLDEEGHHLPLELREIQNYHKKHLYEKYENLTEYKPPTSNMEGESFPFCTRYVNLIIVSTDHFRERSENELIETGAKHEKFLKEKLNELQHISPNKMFRWCHRSRLVPRMVMVVGVPGVGKTTLMQKIVYDWVKGDLYQRFSFVFFFKFRELNQWDKVSLETLILHHYPYLWQQLGNIFQDPEKLLFIFDSLDESNHTMDFTSRHLCSDPKQPEHCGHIVVSLVRKSLLTGCSVLMTSRPTRLASMDCNVFQRMVEITGFFTEERKIYFENFFHDPELAEKAFTYVRQNDTLYTFCYLPSYCWIICTVLSRSFQTTSSDQQVSLLPRTVTQLFAIFVANILSNHSLEKSGAQKLLQSIGWMAEHGVMNHRIIFDDRDLESFHVDNKSKLLSSFLMESEEPVSYSFLHITVQEFFSAFVHYADYSPEKLQESLNKSKSYPDGRGEMFLRFLCGLSDATTRSLLTGYLDTRAAQASRDVIMWLNNFISEEQKIKDKRHLLRTFFYLFESRNKFLVLESLKSHRTFDFSGVNMSALDCTVLAFILESCTKVEELELSRCSIDTEGLERLAPALYNIQTLSLADNNLPDRSCMQLASIIRNNPSLKRLDLSKNHLSGPHFSVLIEALSSPDCSIEELQLANNNLSKASCIHLATVIRNNPSLKKLVLHNNRLYGPQLSDLMEALSSPGCRIEELHLDDNDLPNKSCTQLASGIRNNPSLKKLDLYKNRLSGPHLSDLMEALSSPGCRIEELHLADNNLDNTSCIQLASGIRNNPSLKKLILHDNHLFGPHLSDLMEALSSPDCGIEELNLDGNNLRDTSCIQLASGIRNNLSLKRLDLYDNHLSGPHFSDLLEALSSPCCMIEELHLENITFSETENEEIGKLERCKPNMKICRNKTKTDKK
- the LOC140069264 gene encoding NACHT, LRR and PYD domains-containing protein 12-like isoform X2, which produces MDVLSPGDDDETRQFYQQLCHYPHHVLRITYEYFQEDLICIVKNMSPRSLLLELHSWNLPDLEKYKDLEHNRKTLARTLLEEIFRRGREAVIGLWVSLYVLRKDHGSPTLDAVLEELIHRGDTLAEQILLDEEGHHLPLELREIQNYHKKHLYEKYENLTEYKPPTSNMEGESFPFCTRYVNLIIVSTDHFRERSENELIETGAKHEKFLKEKLNELQHISPNKMFRWCHRSRLVPRMVMVVGVPGVGKTTLMQKIVYDWVKGDLYQRFSFVFFFKFRELNQWDKVSLETLILHHYPYLWQQLGNIFQDPEKLLFIFDSLDESNHTMDFTSRHLCSDPKQPEHCGHIVVSLVRKSLLTGCSVLMTSRPTRLASMDCNVFQRMVEITGFFTEERKIYFENFFHDPELAEKAFTYVRQNDTLYTFCYLPSYCWIICTVLSRSFQTTSSDQQVSLLPRTVTQLFAIFVANILSNHSLEKSGAQKLLQSIGWMAEHGVMNHRIIFDDRDLESFHVDNKSKLLSSFLMESEEPVSYSFLHITVQEFFSAFVHYADYSPEKLQESLNKSKSYPDGRGEMFLRFLCGLSDATTRSLLTGYLDTRAAQASRDVIMWLNNFISEEQKIKDKRHLLRTFFYLFESRNKFLVLESLKSHRTFDFSGVNMSALDCTVLAFILESCTKVEELELSRCSIDTEGLERLAPALYNIQTLRLANNNLSKASCIHLATVIRNNPSLKKLVLHNNRLYGPQLSDLMEALSSPGCRIEELHLDDNDLPNKSCTQLASGIRNNPSLKKLDLYKNRLSGPHLSDLMEALSSPGCRIEELHLADNNLDNTSCIQLASGIRNNPSLKKLILHDNHLFGPHLSDLMEALSSPDCGIEELNLDGNNLRDTSCIQLASGIRNNLSLKRLDLYDNHLSGPHFSDLLEALSSPCCMIEELHLENITFSETENEEIGKLERCKPNMKICRNKTKTDKK